A genome region from Arachidicoccus soli includes the following:
- a CDS encoding YncE family protein, with the protein MKKVLFLILLSPIFFTGVDAQQGVNQFKILKSIPLPGDGGWDYSIVDTVYHRLFVTHETMVQVIDLHTNKLVGTISELNGVHGVTFAFPFNHGFLSNGDANSIIMFDLKTLKVIKKIKSTGEGPDAIIYDPYSKNVYAFNGDSRSATVINAENGEVVTTVDLEGSPEFAVADGKGGLFVNLEKESQLLKLNTTTFAIENKWNLAPGEGPTALALDASNHRLFSACRGNKGMSVINEMNGETLAILPIGQGVDAIRYDANRHLIFVSNKDGSLDIFHQESADKYSRIQVLKTKYHSKTMAFDPKTQLLYLASADFINKKSIKPGSFAILVVGKK; encoded by the coding sequence ATGAAAAAAGTTCTGTTTTTAATTCTTTTATCTCCTATTTTCTTTACAGGAGTAGATGCGCAGCAAGGCGTAAATCAATTTAAAATACTAAAGTCAATACCCCTGCCGGGCGATGGAGGTTGGGATTATAGTATTGTTGATACTGTTTATCATCGACTCTTTGTTACACACGAAACAATGGTTCAAGTAATAGATCTTCATACAAATAAATTGGTAGGAACAATTAGTGAACTCAATGGCGTGCATGGGGTTACATTCGCATTTCCATTCAATCATGGTTTTCTCAGTAATGGAGATGCGAATTCAATAATTATGTTTGACCTAAAAACATTAAAGGTTATAAAAAAAATAAAAAGCACCGGTGAAGGCCCTGATGCTATTATTTATGATCCTTATTCTAAAAATGTGTATGCTTTCAACGGAGATAGCAGAAGTGCAACGGTTATCAATGCGGAGAATGGGGAAGTGGTGACTACAGTTGATTTAGAAGGTAGCCCTGAATTTGCCGTTGCAGATGGGAAAGGCGGGTTATTCGTAAATCTGGAGAAAGAGAGTCAATTGTTGAAACTTAACACAACTACTTTTGCCATAGAAAATAAGTGGAATTTAGCTCCCGGTGAAGGCCCTACCGCTTTGGCCCTGGATGCATCTAATCACCGCTTGTTCTCAGCTTGCAGAGGAAATAAAGGTATGTCCGTTATAAATGAAATGAATGGCGAAACCCTTGCTATATTACCCATTGGTCAAGGAGTTGACGCTATAAGATATGATGCGAATAGGCATTTAATATTTGTGTCCAACAAAGATGGTTCATTGGATATTTTTCATCAGGAATCTGCAGATAAGTATAGTCGTATTCAGGTATTGAAAACAAAATATCATTCAAAGACCATGGCTTTTGATCCAAAAACGCAGTTGCTTTATTTGGCATCTGCGGATTTTATTAATAAAAAATCGATTAAACCGGGTTCTTTCGCAATTTTGGTTGTTGGAAAGAAATAA